The genomic window AAAACCGACTCGAAGGAGGGAAGTCTTCTTTCCAAAGGAGTTTGTTACTCATCCTTGCCATCACTTTGCATAATATCCCAGAGGGACTTGCGGTAGGTGTCGCCTTTGGTGCCTTAGGTGATGGGTTTACTTACGAGGCTCTTATGGCGGCAGTGGTGGTTGCCTTTGGGATTGGGATCCAAAATATCCCAGAAGGGGCTGCGGTTTCCATTCCATTGTTACGTGAAGGGTATAGTGCTAAAAAAAGTTTTTGGTATGGACAACTTTCTGGATTCGTGGAACCCATTGGAGGGCTTCTTGGTGCGGCCCTAGTGTTTTATGTAGCTAGTATCCTTCCGTTTGCACTTTCCTTTGCGGCAGGTGCGATGATCTTTGTAGTGGTGGAGGAATTGATTCCAGAATCACATACGGGGAAAGAAACCGAAATGTCTACTCTCGGTGCGATGTTTGGATTTGTGCTGATGATGGCATTGGATGTGGGTCTAGGGTGAAAGTAATCATACATATGTTAAATGAAAATCAAATTACGAGTGTACTTATTTTCTTTTTGTTTATTTCCTGTGCGATTGACATCAAACAGGTTCCACAACCTAGAGAAGCAGAAAATACTATTTATCCTTTTATAAACCAAGAAGTTTATATCGGTAAATTTGAAGTTTACACTTCTGATAGTGTCAATTTTACAAAGGCTTGGAAATATACTTTCAAATCCATTCTAAAAAACAATCGAGTTAGTAATCAAGTCTTAGATGTCTCAAAAGATCGAAATTCTAAAGAGGAGGTGGACAAGTATCTGATCGATATTGAGGTGTATCCTAATTTCGAATCAAATTTTATCATGTGGAAAACTTGGCCAGCATTTTGGCCTTTTACTGGCTACTGGCCATTGCAAGTACGCAATCATCATTATGAGGTAAAACTCTTATGTAAAATTTCCGTTAATGGTGTTCCACGCACAAGTATTGAAATCATAGAAAATGCCAAAAAAACAATAGAAATTTATGGGTTTTATCGCACTAGCGAAATCGAATCCATGATTGAAGTTGCCAATTTGAAGGTATTAGATCGATGCGCAAAAGAAATCATAAATCATTTACAATAAATTTACTTTTGTTATTCGGAGCTTGTATTTCCATACCAGAGACTCCAAAAATTGACAAAGAAGAATGTGTTGCCCAGTATTTTCATGCGAAACGTCAAATGCGAGAAATTCAAATTCAAAATAGAAATCTTACTACAGCAATTTCTGCTTTATCCTTTGGTGTCGGGTTTTGGACAGGACCAATTGGATTCACTCCAATGTTAGTATTACCGTACACTCAATATAAAAATAAAAAAGCAGCAGACTTGATTCAAAGTGAATATGAATCCAATTATTGCAATTGATGAAAACATTGCCCCTTGGGTGAAAATCAAAACCAAGAATGGTCTAGAAGGATATGTGTTTGGAATTTTTTTGAAAAAACCAAAAGAGTTTTGGAATTAAAATGGATTTGAAACACTAAATGTCCAAATGGAATCTAACAATGATGCAAAACAGCTTGATTGCCATTACCCTGTTCGCTCTCTCCCTCTTAACAAAAGAACTTCTTTTGCAATTTTAGATAACGCTTGTCAATATGAATGGAGTTTTTTACAATTGCCCTCTAACGACAGTTCTGTACTATGAATCGTGATTGAGAGTTTTATGAAATCTAAAATTATTTTGAGCCTTCTATTCCTACTCCTGCAATGTGCCAATACTTCGTATTACCAAACTTGGGGAAAACAAAAAGTCCGATTGAATGGGTTTACCAAAGAAGAAGGGTACCAAAAAATCCAGTCCTTCAATTTCACCTACACACGAGTGTATCTATTTTGGGGTCTGTCCAATGTGAGAGACCAAACTTTGGATGAATTTTTCTCTGAACTCTATTTAAAGTATCCCAATGCCCATATTGGAGATTTAAAAATCACAGAGGAATATGAGTTTATGGATGGGATTTACGATTTGATTACTGTCGGAATTGTTAGGCCTTATTCAGTCCACATTCGTGGAAATCTTTATGCGACAAACAAAGGTGGCAACCAATGAAGTTTTCTTTTCACAAAATCGCACTTTATTTAGTGCTTTGTTTTTCTATTTTCATGACGGGTTGTGCAACTTACCGGTATGAACTAACAGATACCAAAATCCCTGTTAGTTTTTCCAATGAGCTCGAACCAAACGAAAAGTACCGTCCCTTCCACATCGAAGTAAAACTATCCTGGTATTTGTTTGATACACAAGCCATCGACACACTCCAGTTAGATGAAATATTCCGAGAAGAACTCCCAAATGCCAAAAAAATTGTAAACCTTCGGATAGAGTCAAAAGAAAATGTTGCTGACTCAGTGATCCGAACACTCACTACAGGTGCACAAGTTTTGTTTGCTTCTAACCGTGCTTTGTACTCTCGCCGAACAATCATTATAGAAGGTTTGGTTGTGGAATAGGTTGGTTAAATGGGATTATTATTGTTTAAAACTGTGATGTTACCATAAGATATGCAAACTGTGCTGTTTTCGAAAATTGATTTGTATACACGTTAGCATTCACAGTTCGGTCATTCACTTTGCTTTGGATCGCATCTCCCGCAAAAATCATACTGTACCCACCTTCGATCAGAATGTTTTTATAAGGAAGATTGTATTTTACATCCACTTCACGAAAGAGTGACCTTCCGAGTAAGGACACTGGTCGATTGTTCCCAGTACCATTCTCTGTCAATACTTGGCTTACATCGTATTGGTTATTCGAAATGGATTCAGTACTCGCACCCGATTTTGCATTTCCAACTAAGTCATACCAACTATCTTGTAATTTGTGTTTTTCGATGGCAAAATAATCGATTCGAAATGTTCCATAAGATTCAGTGGCATAACTTATATTAATCGATTTTGATTTCATATTCACCCAACTGACTTGGTCAGCCATTCCATAAAAAAAGTGGTTTGTGTGAAAAAGGTTTTGAAAAGATGCAATTGATCCATCTGTGCGATTTGGATCACCACTTCCTACATCATATGCGACTCCCATCCTTACTTTAGAAATCGTATAACCAATGTCAGCACCGAAGGCGAAGGTTTTATAACGTTCTTTTTCGCGGTATAAATTTTGTTGGTATGTTGTATTCGTGAGTGGGTCAACCAAATTCACATTGGTTTGGAAAAAGTCCCATTTTGGATTAATATTCCTACCCGTAGTTCCTGTTTGGGTAGCGTATTCAAAGGAATAATCAATTGCTTGAAGTGCTTTTTTGCCTGGTTGTGTTTTGTTGGTAACTCGGATTCCATAAGTATGGAGTACATCCCATCGTCCCGCACGTGTGTTTGGATTCCCAACTTCTCCCGTGGTTAGGACAAGGGAATTGTTTGTGCGAAGGTATTCTTTTTGTAATCCCAAATAATACAAATCAATATGCAAATAATCAGATGGTTTGAGTGTATTATAAAATCCTGTGAAGTATGAATCACCTAACTCTTGTCTTTGTGCATCAATTTTTGGTGAACATACTTTTGTGCCGTTATAGGGACAATCAAGGTAAGTATTGTACTGAGATTTGACTCCAAAATTGGTTGTATTACCTGCAATATCCGAATGGCGTTCGCTTACCGAAGTGACAAAAAGATGTGAGGAAAATAATTTGTCTTCCCATTTGAAACGAAGTCCATCAAAACTCCTTCCTACATTTGTCCAATCAAGGGAACCCACCAATCGTTCATCACCATAACGCAAAATTTGACGACCAGCTAGTACATGTAAGGGGAGGCCAAAATTATTTTTACTCTCTATATATGCTTCTCTCACATCTGTACTTTGTCTTGTCCCATCATTGGCAGTAGCGATTCCCGTTAATGATCCTTTTTCTGCCCCCCATAACCGGCTATCTTGGAACGTGACTTTGGCAACGATATCTTTCGTGAATTCTTTTTGGATAAAGAACTGTATCTTCTGTCCTGTAAAATCGACATTGTCATTTGTATTCCGATTAAAATCGAAATTATACTTCATCTCTGGTCGAAAACGAACAAAAGCACCAGCGCTAAAACCATCTGACCAAGTGGGAGGAGGGTTTGGTTTTGGTTCTTGGATGGGTTCCCGAGAGGGACTTGGAATGTTTGGACTTGTAACATTCGGCTCTGTATTGGTAGTTTGAGCAGAGACTGGATAACCAGTCGCCAAAAGCATCACAAATAAAATGAAGTATCTTCGCATGAGTTATTATCAAAAGACCACAAGGGTCTTCTCCTATGCGAATAGCGAATGCAAGAATCGTACAGACTGGAGGGGAAAAGTTTAAAAATTCTGATATTCTCATAAAGCATGGACAATATGTACATTTATTTTTAATCTTTTGTTTAGTTCATAAAAAAGTACTCAAACAATCATTCCTTTCGTTCATCAATATGTTCTAAATTAATAAATAATGTGTAAATCTTGTACGAATTGTAACCTTTGGAAATGAGTTAATCATCGGATGGTTTGGCATCACAAATGAAGGCCAAGAAGTAGGTAAAATCTAAAACAGAGGAAAACCTGCCAGTCCTAACAATTTTTAATCAGATGATCCAGGAAGTGAGTTCAGTTTTGTGCCAATACAAATGTTGTATGAATACTCATCCACGAGGGAACTCGGACTCCTATCCTTGAAAGGGGAAACTGAGAAAAAGCCTTCGAATGCAATCAATGTCTAAAACAAAACGCTCTCTTTTTTGGTCTCAAGGTTACCAATCCTAAGAAAATCTTTTACGGATATTATTGACAAACACAAGGGAATCAAATAAAAATTGCGAAACGGTAAGTTCGTCAATTCAGGAATGTACTTGGATGCACCACCTGCACCAGTCAAAAAGGATGCAAATGGTGATGTGATAGCTCCTTCACATGGCCATCGGGTGAATATTGTAGGGTACGACGATGCGAGAGGAGAATGGATTGTGAATGATTCCAACAAAGAAGAAGAGCTCACTCGTTATCCATATGAAGCCTTCGAACTGGGGAATCGATGGTCTACGGTATTAGAGAAAAAATAAAATTAAATGAAAGTATTAGTATTTTTGTTAATTATCTCTACTTCAATATTTGCAGAAGAGAAACTAGAATTAAGTGAATTAATAAAGATAGTAGAGAAAACTAATAAAAGTTTTATTAATACGATTATCGCATCCGATAGGGACGAGCTTCTAAAGTCTGTAAACTATTATACTAAAGAAGGAGATTTTAAGAAATTGCTCAAAGAACCAGATCGTTTAGAATCGATCGATAAATGGGGCGATCGTCGTCGTTGGTTTGTGAGCAAATGGCAGGGAAAAGAACCAGCCATCTATGTTTCTGCCTCGTAAAACGGAAACTATGATTTGGAACACAATCGACAGTCAAAGGATTTAAAAGACGACTATCTCTTCTATTTTAAAAACTATTGCGAATTCGATGGAACGATCGATGCACGTTATGCGAGAATCAAAAAAATGAGGCTCACGTATTACGATGCTGCTTATACAGCAGTTAATAACATGATGAATATCAAATTTGTGGGCAAATTTAAGAAAATCATCAGCTAAGACATTGAAGTAAAAGAAGATGAAAAAATCATCAATGCCATGCAGTCGTTTCAACCAGTGAAGTCTACGACGTGGTATGGCAATATCTTTGCCATACAATTGAAAGTATTGGAAGTGTATCCTGGCGAACCAAATATGCCGTTATGCACTTCAGACTACTATATGGGGTATAAAGGTTGGGGGAGTTACGAAAAAGTACTCAGTGAAATCGATGAGCTTCCAGAATTAAAAGGGAAACGAAATCCGTATTAAGATTGATGGAAGACTGGTCTTAGCTACAGGCGAGAAGAGAAAAGGCAAATACCCAAATAAAGATTCTATGAAAAATAGCAGAAGGATCCACTTACGAGGATTAGAACAGTTACATTAACAGTAACAATTCAGTCCATCGAAGTGTCACTCCCAACTCAAAACCACTTTCCCAAAATGTTTCCCAGTTTGTAGGTATTCTAAGGCTTCCGGAACTTCTTTCCAACCGAACACTTTGTCCACAACAGGTTTCATTTGATTTTGTTCGATGGCTCGGTTCATGTGAACAAAGTCACTGCGGCTTCCCACAATTACACCTTGTACTTTCACACCTTGCATGAGGATAGGATAGAGTGATAAACTCGACTCACCACCAGCAAGGACACCAATGAGGGCAATGGTCCCGTAAGGTTTCACACTCATCATCGATTTTTGCATGGTGCCAGCACCACCCACTTCAATGATCAGATCAGCCCCTGCCATTTTGGTGTGTTTTCGGACATCCCGTTCCCAATTGGATTTTGTACTGTAATTGATGGTTTCATCAGCACCTAAGGTTTTGGCACGAGCCAATTTTTCATCACTAGAGGAAGTGATGATGACACGAGCTCGCATCATCTTGGCAAATTGTAGGGCAAATAAAGAAACACCACCCGTGCCAAGACAAAGGACGTCACTTCCAGGTTCAATCCCACCAAAATTCACTACCGCATTATAAGCAGTAAGGCCTGCACATCCAAGTGTGGCTGCTTCTTTATCTGTTAAGTGGCTCGGGGTAGCGACCAGTCCTTCTTCGGAAAATTTTCCATACTGCGCCAAACACCCGTCATTTGGTCCACCTAAGGTCGTACGCAAATTGTCCATATTAGGAGCTCCATCTAACCACTTTTGGGCAAAGATGGGAAGGACTCGGTCTCCTTTTTTCCAGAGTGTGACCTCAGATCCAACAGCTTCCACAACACCAGCCCCATCCGAACAAGGGATGAGTGGGAGTTTTTGCCTTGGGTTGTAAGTCCCAATCACCATTAAATAATCACGATAATTCAGTGAAGTCGCTGTTAGGCGAACAAGTACTTCTTTAGGTGCAAGTGTTTCTGGTATTTCACGATCTGTTTCTTTTAAATTTTGGATTCCAAAATTGCCTTGGATCTCCCATACTTTGTTTCCCATTAAAACTCTAACCACCCGAATTGAAAATTCACTCGTCAGATACTCACCACAGGATTTCCTTTGTCGAGTGGGAATTGAACTGAAAGGGTAGTATGAAAAAAGAATT from Leptospira paudalimensis includes these protein-coding regions:
- a CDS encoding ZIP family metal transporter, yielding NRLEGGKSSFQRSLLLILAITLHNIPEGLAVGVAFGALGDGFTYEALMAAVVVAFGIGIQNIPEGAAVSIPLLREGYSAKKSFWYGQLSGFVEPIGGLLGAALVFYVASILPFALSFAAGAMIFVVVEELIPESHTGKETEMSTLGAMFGFVLMMALDVGLG
- a CDS encoding LBF_2127 family putative lipoprotein; the encoded protein is MKVIIHMLNENQITSVLIFFLFISCAIDIKQVPQPREAENTIYPFINQEVYIGKFEVYTSDSVNFTKAWKYTFKSILKNNRVSNQVLDVSKDRNSKEEVDKYLIDIEVYPNFESNFIMWKTWPAFWPFTGYWPLQVRNHHYEVKLLCKISVNGVPRTSIEIIENAKKTIEIYGFYRTSEIESMIEVANLKVLDRCAKEIINHLQ
- a CDS encoding SH3 domain-containing protein; the protein is MNPIIAIDENIAPWVKIKTKNGLEGYVFGIFLKKPKEFWN
- a CDS encoding zinc-dependent alcohol dehydrogenase family protein, which encodes MGNKVWEIQGNFGIQNLKETDREIPETLAPKEVLVRLTATSLNYRDYLMVIGTYNPRQKLPLIPCSDGAGVVEAVGSEVTLWKKGDRVLPIFAQKWLDGAPNMDNLRTTLGGPNDGCLAQYGKFSEEGLVATPSHLTDKEAATLGCAGLTAYNAVVNFGGIEPGSDVLCLGTGGVSLFALQFAKMMRARVIITSSSDEKLARAKTLGADETINYSTKSNWERDVRKHTKMAGADLIIEVGGAGTMQKSMMSVKPYGTIALIGVLAGGESSLSLYPILMQGVKVQGVIVGSRSDFVHMNRAIEQNQMKPVVDKVFGWKEVPEALEYLQTGKHFGKVVLSWE
- a CDS encoding alginate export family protein — its product is MRRYFILFVMLLATGYPVSAQTTNTEPNVTSPNIPSPSREPIQEPKPNPPPTWSDGFSAGAFVRFRPEMKYNFDFNRNTNDNVDFTGQKIQFFIQKEFTKDIVAKVTFQDSRLWGAEKGSLTGIATANDGTRQSTDVREAYIESKNNFGLPLHVLAGRQILRYGDERLVGSLDWTNVGRSFDGLRFKWEDKLFSSHLFVTSVSERHSDIAGNTTNFGVKSQYNTYLDCPYNGTKVCSPKIDAQRQELGDSYFTGFYNTLKPSDYLHIDLYYLGLQKEYLRTNNSLVLTTGEVGNPNTRAGRWDVLHTYGIRVTNKTQPGKKALQAIDYSFEYATQTGTTGRNINPKWDFFQTNVNLVDPLTNTTYQQNLYREKERYKTFAFGADIGYTISKVRMGVAYDVGSGDPNRTDGSIASFQNLFHTNHFFYGMADQVSWVNMKSKSINISYATESYGTFRIDYFAIEKHKLQDSWYDLVGNAKSGASTESISNNQYDVSQVLTENGTGNNRPVSLLGRSLFREVDVKYNLPYKNILIEGGYSMIFAGDAIQSKVNDRTVNANVYTNQFSKTAQFAYLMVTSQF